The proteins below are encoded in one region of Akkermansiaceae bacterium:
- a CDS encoding redox-sensing transcriptional repressor Rex, producing the protein MEKLEISQKSIYRISLYGRCLERLHENGHEMVSSAALAAAAGVKPSQLRRDLANFGTFGTRGRGYPVEALRHAIHEGLGRAKLHPVIMVGAGNLGRALLRYDGFKKEGYEILAAFDSAAESLKDRNIPVPLYSTDDLPVFIKENKVQMAVLCVPANHAQEVANVLVDAGIQGILNFAAVLLQVPAEVTVNNVDLALELENLNYFIRKK; encoded by the coding sequence ATGGAGAAGCTGGAAATATCCCAGAAATCGATCTACAGGATATCCTTGTATGGTCGGTGTCTGGAGCGTTTGCATGAAAATGGCCACGAAATGGTAAGTTCCGCGGCTCTAGCCGCGGCCGCCGGGGTGAAGCCGTCCCAGTTGAGGCGTGATCTGGCGAACTTCGGAACCTTCGGGACCCGGGGGCGTGGTTATCCTGTGGAAGCATTGCGACATGCGATTCACGAAGGCCTTGGCCGTGCCAAGCTGCATCCGGTGATTATGGTCGGTGCCGGAAACCTCGGCCGGGCCTTGCTGCGCTACGATGGTTTTAAAAAAGAGGGATACGAGATCCTGGCCGCCTTTGATTCTGCCGCGGAAAGCCTGAAAGACCGGAACATCCCCGTGCCGCTGTATTCGACTGATGATTTGCCCGTTTTCATCAAGGAAAACAAGGTGCAGATGGCCGTGCTCTGTGTGCCTGCCAACCATGCCCAGGAGGTTGCCAATGTGCTGGTGGATGCCGGTATCCAGGGTATCCTCAACTTCGCGGCGGTGCTGCTGCAAGTGCCGGCGGAAGTGACCGTCAACAACGTCGATCTTGCCCTCGAGCTGGAGAACCTGAACTATTTTATCCGGAAAAAGTGA
- a CDS encoding sigma-70 family RNA polymerase sigma factor, producing MGVANDTINSNLENIQKGNNMVETSAELVERAVSEYESPLIGYAKTIVHDLDRARDVVQDTFIRLYQQDASKVSDGLKSWLFTVCRNRALDVLRKERRLVSVDDEILAAEDSGVETPGQITADHERVEMVKSYIARLPENQATVILLKFEEGYSYQEISDATGLSSGNVGFLIHTGMKRLREILPDELK from the coding sequence ATGGGCGTTGCCAATGATACGATAAACAGCAATCTGGAGAATATTCAGAAGGGGAACAACATGGTGGAAACCAGCGCAGAACTGGTCGAACGCGCGGTCTCGGAATACGAGTCGCCGCTGATCGGCTACGCCAAGACCATCGTGCATGATCTCGACCGGGCACGCGACGTTGTCCAGGACACTTTCATCCGTCTCTATCAACAAGACGCATCCAAGGTGAGCGATGGCTTGAAGTCATGGCTTTTTACCGTGTGCCGGAACCGGGCCCTCGATGTTCTGCGCAAGGAAAGGCGTCTTGTATCGGTGGATGACGAAATTCTCGCAGCCGAGGACAGTGGAGTGGAGACACCGGGTCAGATCACCGCCGATCATGAGCGGGTGGAAATGGTGAAAAGCTACATTGCCCGGCTACCCGAGAACCAGGCCACTGTGATCCTCCTCAAATTTGAAGAGGGTTACAGTTACCAGGAAATCAGTGATGCCACCGGACTCTCCAGTGGCAACGTCGGCTTCCTTATCCATACCGGCATGAAACGCCTCCGGGAAATCCTCCCGGATGAGCTGAAATAA
- a CDS encoding von Willebrand factor type A domain-containing protein, with translation MKIDLNDPRITAFALGELKGNDAIEIARAVRMDARVRNAVDEARETASLLMESLGGNKTFMLTPEQRRAVRRAGPSPATADLPSAKVPFWRHPAIAGISVAAAVALALYLVGGRPGGGAGKGGSDDLAEWDWEQVDMDSLTVPAVVDPSRMNGTPDDGSTPGAQGGIQSVSSAISDDTTSFRREVEQRVEGMKREDILSATQLPELENGSAQPWRNVVSGEPMNVPLAAGATSWPWLKRSIEELKTLPPQRAVRIEEMVNHFRYKKASMVSAAGLAADMELCHTPWNPATVLLAVHLNADSNAGAADAAAALELEPDRVKRVRLIGYARMDRAAADASGAAPAGPSRMSRSHGNYVLYELELDDAVAATDHGAIATLTLGQRGKVEGSARLPIGRVASWIHASADMRFASTVAACGMLLANSPSMGELDSERLVTLVGILETQDSTMLGGDRRGALKLMREAARLMGVDAGRE, from the coding sequence ATGAAAATCGACCTCAATGACCCCCGCATCACCGCCTTCGCCCTGGGAGAGCTGAAGGGGAACGATGCCATCGAGATCGCCCGTGCGGTGCGCATGGATGCGCGTGTGCGCAACGCGGTCGACGAGGCGCGTGAGACAGCCAGCCTGCTGATGGAATCGCTCGGCGGCAATAAAACCTTCATGTTGACACCCGAGCAACGGCGGGCTGTGCGGCGCGCAGGCCCAAGCCCGGCGACCGCCGATCTACCCAGCGCCAAAGTCCCGTTCTGGAGGCACCCGGCGATAGCGGGAATCAGCGTGGCCGCGGCGGTGGCACTGGCGCTCTACCTGGTTGGCGGTCGGCCAGGCGGTGGAGCGGGCAAGGGCGGCAGCGATGATCTGGCCGAGTGGGACTGGGAGCAGGTCGATATGGACAGCCTGACGGTCCCCGCCGTGGTCGACCCGTCCAGAATGAACGGCACCCCCGACGACGGGTCCACGCCGGGTGCGCAAGGAGGTATTCAGTCGGTTAGCTCGGCCATCAGTGACGATACTACCAGTTTCCGCAGGGAGGTGGAGCAGCGTGTCGAGGGGATGAAGCGGGAGGATATCTTGTCGGCCACGCAACTCCCCGAGCTGGAAAATGGTTCGGCCCAGCCGTGGCGGAATGTCGTGTCCGGGGAGCCGATGAACGTGCCGCTGGCCGCTGGCGCCACCAGCTGGCCATGGTTGAAGCGCTCGATTGAAGAGCTGAAAACACTTCCGCCGCAGCGTGCCGTACGCATTGAAGAGATGGTGAACCATTTCCGGTACAAAAAAGCCAGCATGGTCAGTGCGGCCGGACTGGCTGCGGATATGGAGCTGTGCCACACGCCCTGGAACCCGGCTACCGTATTACTCGCTGTGCATCTCAATGCCGATTCAAATGCGGGTGCAGCCGATGCCGCGGCCGCCCTGGAACTCGAGCCGGACAGGGTGAAGCGTGTCAGGCTGATCGGCTATGCCCGGATGGACCGTGCTGCGGCGGATGCTTCCGGCGCAGCTCCCGCTGGCCCTTCCAGGATGTCCCGGTCACATGGAAACTATGTGCTCTACGAGCTTGAACTCGACGATGCCGTTGCCGCCACAGACCATGGTGCCATTGCCACGCTCACCTTGGGGCAACGCGGGAAGGTTGAAGGCTCAGCCCGTTTACCCATTGGCCGTGTCGCCAGTTGGATTCACGCTAGTGCGGATATGCGTTTTGCCTCGACGGTCGCCGCCTGCGGCATGCTGTTGGCCAACTCCCCGTCGATGGGAGAGCTCGACTCCGAAAGGCTGGTTACGCTGGTGGGCATTCTCGAAACTCAGGATTCCACCATGCTTGGAGGGGATCGCCGGGGGGCATTGAAGCTGATGCGGGAGGCGGCCAGGCTGATGGGCGTTGATGCGGGCCGGGAATGA
- the map gene encoding type I methionyl aminopeptidase, producing MARKIRIPIKTAADIKKMRVACETASEILQLCAKAVQPGKTTGEIDAYAGELMRERDCKSAFLGYRGFPGQICISRNEEVVHGIGADTVIRPGDILKIDVGITKAGWIGDNATTVPAGEIDLETKRLMCATEQSLYEAIDHARPGNLLADLCGAVEAHVRKYGFTVVREFVGHGVGRDLHEEPQVPNYRPPGRSPKLRPGMVLAIEPMVNAGVAGVTILSDGWTVITNDRKNSSHFEHTVLITNGQPDILTARPREATEELLGISMHG from the coding sequence ATGGCCCGGAAAATAAGAATACCCATCAAGACGGCAGCAGACATCAAAAAGATGCGTGTTGCTTGTGAAACCGCGAGCGAAATCCTCCAGCTCTGTGCCAAGGCCGTGCAACCCGGTAAAACCACCGGCGAGATCGATGCCTACGCCGGTGAGTTGATGCGCGAGCGCGACTGCAAAAGCGCCTTCCTCGGATACCGTGGATTCCCCGGACAAATCTGTATTTCACGGAATGAGGAAGTGGTTCACGGCATTGGCGCTGATACGGTGATTCGGCCCGGTGATATCCTGAAAATCGATGTGGGTATCACCAAAGCAGGATGGATTGGTGACAATGCCACCACTGTGCCCGCTGGTGAGATCGACCTCGAAACCAAACGCCTGATGTGCGCTACCGAGCAGTCGCTCTACGAAGCCATCGATCACGCCCGCCCGGGCAATCTTCTTGCCGACCTCTGCGGGGCTGTAGAGGCCCATGTGAGGAAGTATGGTTTTACCGTCGTGCGGGAATTTGTCGGTCACGGCGTAGGCCGCGATCTTCACGAGGAGCCCCAGGTGCCCAACTACCGGCCGCCGGGTCGCTCGCCGAAGCTTCGTCCCGGTATGGTGCTTGCCATCGAGCCCATGGTAAACGCCGGAGTCGCGGGTGTCACCATCCTCAGCGATGGTTGGACTGTGATCACCAACGACCGCAAGAACTCCTCTCATTTCGAGCACACCGTGTTAATCACCAACGGCCAACCTGACATCCTCACCGCCCGGCCACGAGAGGCGACCGAGGAGTTGTTGGGAATTTCGATGCATGGCTAG
- a CDS encoding NAD-dependent epimerase/dehydratase family protein, translating into MASLLIAGYGFLGRALENKFLSAGWNVDKLSRGGTDGCIRCDISSSEDVSGLSGDYDLIIHCAASGGGGEASYRRVYLEGVRNLLARFPDARLVFTSSTSVYSQTDHGEVTESSAAIPATPTAKILREAEETVIGARGVVTRLSGLYGPGRCHVLKNLLSGTATLDGKGGRIMNFIHRDDVARAVFLLGTLPLFPQGEIFNVTAGPVSQHDCYAALARHFDRPMPASAVSQAPRKRGNSSKKVSNAKLKNLGWSPQYNDFLSLALNCRLD; encoded by the coding sequence ATGGCTAGTTTGCTCATCGCCGGTTACGGGTTTCTGGGGAGGGCCCTGGAGAATAAATTCCTGTCGGCCGGCTGGAACGTCGACAAATTGAGCCGCGGCGGGACAGACGGATGTATCCGCTGTGATATTTCGTCGTCAGAGGATGTTTCCGGTCTGTCTGGCGACTACGACCTCATCATCCACTGCGCCGCCTCGGGTGGGGGTGGGGAGGCTTCCTATCGGCGGGTTTATCTCGAAGGTGTCCGGAATCTGTTAGCCCGCTTTCCTGATGCGCGGCTTGTTTTCACTTCAAGCACATCGGTCTACTCCCAGACTGACCATGGCGAGGTCACTGAATCGAGCGCGGCCATACCCGCCACACCCACAGCAAAGATCCTGCGTGAGGCCGAGGAAACCGTCATCGGGGCAAGGGGAGTGGTCACCCGACTCTCCGGCCTCTACGGTCCAGGGCGCTGCCATGTGCTGAAAAACCTTCTCTCCGGCACAGCCACCCTCGATGGCAAGGGCGGGCGGATCATGAATTTCATCCATCGCGATGATGTCGCACGTGCGGTGTTCCTACTGGGCACTCTGCCCCTTTTCCCGCAGGGTGAAATATTCAACGTGACCGCCGGGCCGGTGAGCCAGCACGACTGCTATGCCGCATTGGCACGGCACTTTGACCGGCCGATGCCGGCGAGTGCTGTTAGTCAGGCACCGCGTAAGCGGGGGAACAGCAGTAAAAAGGTTTCCAATGCCAAGTTGAAAAACCTGGGCTGGAGTCCTCAATACAACGATTTTCTATCATTGGCACTCAATTGTAGGCTGGACTGA